A stretch of the Streptomyces ortus genome encodes the following:
- a CDS encoding MbtH family protein: MVAQTYRVVVNGEEQYSVWPTGRELPAGWFDEGTSGSKEDCLAHVERVWTDMRPLSLRRAR, from the coding sequence ATGGTGGCGCAGACGTACCGCGTGGTGGTGAACGGCGAGGAGCAGTACTCGGTCTGGCCGACGGGACGGGAGCTGCCCGCCGGGTGGTTCGACGAGGGCACCTCCGGCTCCAAGGAGGACTGCCTCGCCCATGTCGAGCGGGTGTGGACCGACATGCGGCCGCTCAGCCTCCGCCGGGCGCGGTGA
- a CDS encoding acyl carrier protein encodes MTVDSATEEARAIAVRIATVFKEVLGAQDVPDTSSGFLDIGGDSLTAARAVSLISSQLGVRITVRDLFRSQTPDSLALVALRRPAA; translated from the coding sequence ATGACGGTGGACAGCGCGACCGAGGAGGCCCGGGCGATTGCCGTACGGATCGCCACGGTCTTCAAAGAGGTGCTCGGCGCACAGGACGTGCCCGACACGAGCAGCGGATTCCTGGACATCGGCGGCGACTCGCTGACGGCCGCCCGGGCGGTGTCCCTCATCAGCTCGCAACTGGGCGTGCGGATCACCGTCCGCGACCTGTTCCGGTCGCAGACCCCCGACTCGCTCGCCCTCGTGGCGCTGCGGCGCCCGGCCGCCTGA
- the panD gene encoding aspartate 1-decarboxylase → MFRTMLKSKIHRATITQCDLNYVGSLTLDADLMDAADLLPGELIHLVDINNGSRLETYVIEGPRGSGIIGVNGAAARLVQNGDLVIIIAYAAVADADASKVEPRVVFVDEHNGVVESGAALGSAPAGHGLIAGDTVKAG, encoded by the coding sequence ATGTTCCGTACCATGCTCAAGTCCAAGATCCACCGAGCCACGATCACTCAGTGCGACCTGAACTACGTCGGTTCCCTGACCCTCGACGCCGACCTGATGGACGCGGCCGATCTGCTCCCCGGCGAGCTGATACACCTCGTGGACATCAACAACGGCAGCCGGCTGGAGACCTATGTGATCGAGGGACCCCGGGGCAGCGGGATCATCGGCGTCAACGGCGCCGCGGCCCGTCTCGTCCAGAACGGCGACCTCGTGATCATCATCGCCTACGCGGCGGTGGCGGACGCGGACGCGTCGAAGGTGGAGCCCCGAGTGGTCTTCGTCGACGAGCACAACGGGGTCGTGGAGTCGGGCGCCGCCCTGGGGTCGGCGCCCGCCGGCCACGGGCTGATCGCCGGGGACACGGTGAAGGCCGGCTGA
- a CDS encoding helix-turn-helix domain-containing protein, whose product MAHGDTYGEITRPLNVAPQAVGKTAATGIPLRERERARETVPFADLLKRHRGRSGLTQQQLADFATLSVRAIRDLESGRVRRPRRESVGLLADALRLGDTERLQLHAAGGSPTHLRVPLHELPAPPALPEPPAPPGALVGREAELQVLLDQVTVHRHRLVSVVGIGGIGKTHLVLAAAQSLRAKGWRVGWHAPAGDPLCCGATSAAGSRSGEPPPGAGGPADDLVEAIGERYELLMIDGDDAWGPGRVDIGELLRRCPGLRVVVTGLTPRHLPGERVLPLTAMTVPEEARDYDHALLSEVASVALFLSHMRRSRPGFRLRPDNAHAVVGLCRWLDGVPRALEYAAGWCLVYPPELLLARAGRDSSLLSSPAGCGCQDLLRSVARSVDIVAERHRRVLAEVADRPHWTVADLGRLVPDPAAALHALLVHGLVRPAGARLPEHFTVLQLVRLLHGRDRTPTTTAAVRAG is encoded by the coding sequence GTGGCGCACGGGGACACCTACGGGGAGATCACCCGGCCCTTGAATGTCGCTCCGCAAGCCGTCGGAAAAACCGCGGCGACCGGAATCCCGTTACGCGAACGTGAGAGGGCCCGCGAAACCGTTCCCTTCGCCGACCTACTGAAGAGGCACCGAGGCCGGTCCGGGCTGACCCAGCAACAACTGGCGGACTTCGCCACGTTGAGCGTCAGGGCGATCCGGGACCTGGAGAGCGGACGGGTGCGACGGCCCCGACGGGAGAGCGTGGGACTGCTCGCCGACGCGTTGCGACTGGGCGACACGGAGCGTCTGCAACTGCACGCCGCCGGAGGAAGCCCGACGCACCTGCGGGTCCCCCTGCACGAACTGCCCGCGCCACCCGCACTGCCCGAACCGCCCGCTCCGCCCGGCGCGCTGGTGGGCCGGGAAGCGGAGCTGCAGGTTCTGCTCGATCAGGTGACTGTGCACCGTCACCGTCTGGTGAGCGTCGTCGGTATCGGCGGCATCGGCAAGACGCATCTGGTGCTCGCGGCGGCACAGTCGCTGCGCGCCAAGGGCTGGCGGGTCGGCTGGCACGCCCCGGCCGGAGACCCCCTGTGCTGCGGTGCGACCTCCGCGGCCGGCTCCCGCTCCGGTGAACCGCCGCCGGGCGCCGGCGGTCCGGCCGACGACCTCGTCGAGGCGATCGGTGAGAGGTACGAACTGCTGATGATCGACGGCGACGACGCCTGGGGTCCCGGCAGGGTCGACATCGGCGAACTGCTTCGGCGCTGTCCGGGGTTGCGCGTGGTGGTGACCGGCCTGACGCCGCGACACCTGCCGGGCGAACGCGTCCTGCCGCTCACCGCGATGACCGTGCCGGAGGAGGCGCGGGACTACGACCACGCCCTGTTGAGCGAGGTCGCGTCCGTGGCCCTGTTCCTGTCCCACATGCGCCGTTCACGGCCGGGGTTCCGGCTCCGGCCGGACAACGCGCACGCCGTGGTGGGGCTGTGCCGCTGGCTCGACGGCGTACCCCGGGCCCTTGAGTACGCGGCGGGCTGGTGCCTGGTGTACCCGCCCGAACTCCTGCTGGCCCGAGCGGGCCGTGACTCCTCCCTCCTCTCCTCCCCGGCGGGCTGCGGCTGCCAGGACCTGCTGCGTTCCGTGGCGCGCAGCGTCGACATCGTGGCCGAGCGCCACCGCCGGGTGCTGGCCGAGGTGGCGGACCGTCCGCACTGGACGGTCGCGGACCTCGGCCGCCTCGTGCCGGATCCGGCCGCCGCCCTGCACGCGCTGCTGGTCCACGGCCTGGTCCGGCCGGCGGGCGCCCGGCTGCCGGAGCACTTCACCGTGCTGCAGCTGGTACGGCTCCTGCACGGGCGGGACCGAACCCCGACGACGACGGCGGCGGTCCGGGCCGGCTGA
- a CDS encoding lysine biosynthesis protein LysW — MVTCPECENAVVPAGTPVIGEIVECGECASELEILTLDPIRAALAPEIEEDWGE; from the coding sequence ATGGTCACCTGCCCGGAATGTGAGAACGCGGTGGTGCCCGCCGGAACACCGGTGATCGGCGAGATTGTGGAATGCGGTGAATGCGCCAGCGAACTGGAGATCCTCACGCTGGATCCGATCCGGGCCGCCCTCGCGCCGGAGATCGAGGAGGACTGGGGCGAGTGA
- a CDS encoding RimK family alpha-L-glutamate ligase codes for MRGAEPFAVLASRVRASEKRILEALSRRGIAHRHIDSREWWHRLGDRVPHPIVLNREIGLARATYAADALEAAGATVVNSARATALCGDKWRTSAALVEAGLPTPRTALGLTPEAALTALESLGYPAVVKPLQGSWGRLVSALPDRQTAETVLEYVAALPSPQARIVYLQEWIAKPGRDIRVIVVGGEALAATYRRSEHWRTNVARGAVSELCPLTPDIAKLAVRAAQAVEAEIAGVDLIEDETGAILVLEVNHGVEFSGLQQALGDEVSVADRIVDHLLEKSRSCSE; via the coding sequence GTGAGGGGCGCCGAGCCGTTCGCGGTACTCGCGTCCCGCGTGCGGGCCAGCGAGAAGAGAATCCTCGAAGCCCTCTCGCGCAGAGGGATCGCCCATCGGCACATCGACAGCCGTGAGTGGTGGCACCGACTCGGTGACCGCGTCCCGCACCCGATCGTGCTGAACAGGGAGATCGGGCTCGCCAGGGCGACGTACGCGGCCGACGCGCTGGAGGCGGCGGGCGCGACGGTGGTCAACTCCGCGCGGGCCACCGCGCTGTGCGGGGACAAGTGGCGCACGTCCGCCGCGCTCGTCGAAGCCGGGCTCCCGACACCGCGAACGGCCCTCGGGCTGACCCCGGAAGCCGCGCTGACGGCTCTGGAGAGCCTCGGCTACCCGGCCGTGGTGAAGCCGCTGCAGGGCTCGTGGGGCCGGCTGGTCTCCGCACTGCCGGACCGGCAGACCGCGGAGACCGTGCTGGAGTACGTCGCCGCCCTGCCCTCACCCCAGGCACGGATCGTCTACCTGCAGGAATGGATAGCCAAACCGGGGCGGGACATCCGGGTGATCGTGGTGGGCGGTGAAGCGCTGGCCGCGACCTACCGGCGCAGCGAGCACTGGCGGACCAATGTGGCGCGGGGCGCCGTGAGCGAACTGTGCCCCCTCACCCCGGACATCGCGAAACTCGCGGTCAGGGCCGCGCAGGCGGTGGAGGCCGAGATCGCCGGTGTCGACCTGATCGAGGACGAGACGGGAGCGATCCTGGTCCTGGAGGTCAACCACGGCGTCGAGTTCTCCGGTCTCCAGCAGGCCCTCGGCGACGAGGTCTCCGTCGCCGACCGGATCGTCGACCACCTCCTGGAGAAGTCACGCTCATGCTCCGAGTAG
- the argC gene encoding N-acetyl-gamma-glutamyl-phosphate reductase, whose product MLRVAIVGASGYIGGELLRLLHGHPRVTVVAATSDRLAGRRVDGPHPNLRGHTELCFVGHDTLRTIECDVLLLAAPHRETMGRMAEFLQSAETVIDLSGDFRLREPGIYASYYGVAHTAPELIPEFTTGLPEWHRAELATSDRIAVPGCMATAGILAVRPLARAGLIEGTVRVDARTGSSGSGVSAGAAGAHAERSGALRVFAPSGHRHEAEIAQATGHTVRMTATGVEAVRGVQVLCHVQLASGVSEKDVRAAFRAAYANEPFVRVIAQRQGLYRLPEPKILTGSNHCDVGFAVSADDGTAVLIGALDNLVKGGAGGAVQCLNVRFGWPERTGLEFPGLHPN is encoded by the coding sequence ATGCTCCGAGTAGCGATCGTCGGGGCCTCCGGCTACATCGGCGGCGAGCTGCTGCGGCTGCTGCACGGTCATCCACGGGTGACCGTCGTGGCCGCCACCTCCGACCGGCTGGCCGGGCGCCGGGTCGACGGCCCCCATCCCAACCTGCGCGGCCACACGGAGCTGTGCTTCGTCGGCCACGACACCTTGCGGACCATCGAATGCGATGTGCTTCTCCTGGCCGCTCCGCATCGGGAGACCATGGGAAGGATGGCCGAATTCCTGCAATCGGCGGAGACGGTCATCGATCTCTCCGGCGACTTCCGTCTGCGGGAACCCGGGATCTACGCGTCCTACTACGGGGTCGCACACACCGCACCGGAGCTGATTCCCGAGTTCACCACCGGGCTGCCGGAATGGCATCGCGCCGAACTGGCCACGAGCGACCGGATCGCGGTTCCCGGTTGCATGGCCACCGCCGGCATTCTCGCCGTGCGGCCGCTGGCCCGCGCGGGGCTGATCGAGGGCACGGTCCGGGTGGACGCCAGAACCGGTTCCAGCGGGTCGGGCGTCTCCGCCGGAGCCGCCGGCGCCCATGCCGAACGCAGCGGCGCCCTCCGCGTGTTCGCCCCCTCCGGGCACCGGCACGAGGCCGAGATAGCCCAGGCGACGGGGCACACCGTGCGGATGACCGCCACCGGCGTCGAAGCGGTCCGCGGCGTGCAGGTGCTGTGCCACGTACAACTGGCGTCCGGTGTGTCGGAGAAAGACGTACGGGCCGCGTTCCGCGCGGCGTACGCGAACGAGCCGTTCGTCCGGGTCATCGCCCAGCGGCAGGGCCTGTACCGGCTCCCCGAGCCGAAGATCCTGACCGGATCCAACCACTGCGACGTCGGGTTCGCGGTGTCCGCGGACGACGGCACCGCCGTCCTGATCGGCGCCCTGGACAACCTCGTCAAGGGCGGCGCGGGCGGCGCGGTGCAATGCCTGAACGTCCGCTTCGGCTGGCCGGAGCGGACAGGGCTGGAATTCCCCGGACTGCATCCGAACTGA
- a CDS encoding [LysW]-aminoadipate kinase, which yields MRDILVVKCGGNAAVRSEAICADVAAAHRGGRPVILVHGGSADIDRLAERLDVPTRRLVAPDGVSTRYTDESTLEVVQLALAGSVKPRLLAALRASGADAVGLTGLDAGLLVAARKPAHRAFLDGRRIVVRDDHCGRIVAVNGDLLSTLLTAGLLPVVSPPAVAEDGRAVNVDADRVAAAVAGAVRASTLVLLTGARGVLADRNDEASVLPVCRVPRRGAPPVVTGGMGVKLIAARDALLSGVRRVLIADGRRPSPVQEALAGAGTEVLLEEE from the coding sequence ATGCGGGACATTCTTGTGGTCAAGTGCGGCGGCAACGCCGCTGTGCGGTCGGAGGCGATCTGCGCGGACGTCGCCGCCGCGCACCGCGGCGGCAGGCCGGTGATCCTCGTCCACGGCGGCTCGGCGGACATCGACCGGCTCGCCGAACGCCTCGACGTACCCACACGCCGGCTCGTCGCCCCGGACGGGGTGTCGACCCGGTACACCGACGAATCGACGCTCGAAGTCGTGCAGCTGGCGCTGGCCGGCTCCGTCAAACCCCGGCTGCTGGCCGCCCTGCGCGCATCCGGTGCGGACGCGGTCGGGCTGACCGGTCTGGACGCCGGACTTCTCGTGGCCGCCCGTAAGCCCGCGCACCGCGCATTCCTCGACGGACGCCGGATCGTGGTCAGGGACGACCACTGCGGACGGATCGTCGCGGTCAACGGCGACCTGCTGTCCACGCTGCTCACCGCGGGGCTGCTGCCCGTGGTGTCGCCGCCCGCCGTGGCCGAGGACGGCCGGGCGGTCAACGTGGACGCGGACCGCGTCGCCGCGGCCGTCGCGGGCGCCGTCCGGGCGAGCACCCTCGTGCTGCTCACCGGGGCGAGAGGGGTACTGGCCGACCGGAACGACGAGGCGTCGGTGCTCCCCGTCTGCCGGGTCCCCCGCCGGGGGGCGCCTCCGGTGGTCACCGGCGGCATGGGGGTCAAGCTGATCGCGGCCCGGGACGCACTGCTGTCCGGTGTGCGCCGCGTCCTGATCGCGGACGGCCGCCGGCCGAGTCCCGTCCAGGAGGCCCTGGCGGGCGCGGGCACCGAAGTACTCCTGGAGGAAGAGTGA
- a CDS encoding M20/M25/M40 family metallo-hydrolase codes for MSRFSDRAAVQLLHGMLKIPSPSFEESELAGHVVDAMRGAGLTARIDGAGNAVGEIRRGPGPTVMLLGHLDTVPGDIPVRVDGDRLYGRGAVDAKGPLATMICAAAGSTGFRGRIVVVGAVEEETTMSRGAVEIRRTHEPPDALVIGEPSGCDTVVLGYKGKLDLRYHVRCEATHPSNVVPKASERAARAWTELLDLLGPEASHARFDSPGPTLTSIEGGLTSATAEFSIRIPPGFDTEGLVTALSGRLDPDTLQVVNTVRACRVGRNDPVVRALSLAIRAQGGSPRAKVKTGTSDMNTLAERWSVPMATYGPGDSGLDHSDREHIELSEYLFGIGVLTRALAGLGEHLTGENR; via the coding sequence GTGAGCAGGTTCTCCGACCGGGCCGCGGTCCAACTGCTGCACGGCATGCTGAAGATCCCCTCACCGTCCTTCGAGGAGTCGGAACTCGCCGGCCACGTGGTGGACGCCATGCGCGGCGCCGGTCTCACCGCGCGGATCGACGGGGCGGGCAACGCCGTCGGGGAGATCCGGCGCGGCCCGGGGCCGACGGTGATGCTGCTCGGGCACCTGGACACCGTGCCGGGGGACATCCCGGTGCGGGTGGACGGCGACCGCCTGTACGGCAGGGGCGCGGTCGACGCCAAGGGGCCGCTCGCCACGATGATCTGCGCCGCCGCGGGCAGCACCGGCTTCCGCGGCCGGATCGTGGTCGTGGGCGCGGTGGAGGAGGAGACCACGATGTCCCGGGGCGCGGTGGAGATCCGCCGTACGCACGAGCCGCCGGACGCGCTGGTCATCGGCGAGCCCAGCGGCTGCGACACGGTCGTCCTCGGGTACAAGGGAAAGCTCGATCTGCGCTACCACGTACGGTGCGAGGCGACCCACCCCAGCAACGTCGTGCCCAAGGCGTCCGAACGCGCGGCCCGGGCCTGGACGGAGCTGCTGGACCTGCTCGGCCCCGAGGCGAGTCACGCCCGGTTCGACAGTCCCGGCCCGACCCTGACGTCGATCGAGGGTGGACTGACGTCCGCCACCGCGGAGTTCAGCATCCGGATTCCGCCGGGCTTCGACACCGAGGGCCTGGTGACCGCGCTGTCCGGGCGGCTGGACCCGGACACGCTCCAGGTCGTCAACACCGTGCGCGCCTGCCGGGTCGGCCGCAACGACCCCGTGGTGCGGGCCCTGTCGCTCGCGATCCGCGCACAGGGCGGCAGCCCGCGGGCGAAGGTGAAGACCGGCACCTCCGACATGAACACCCTGGCGGAGCGGTGGAGCGTACCGATGGCCACCTACGGGCCGGGGGACAGCGGCCTCGACCACTCCGACCGGGAACACATCGAACTGTCCGAGTACCTGTTCGGCATCGGGGTGCTGACCCGTGCGCTGGCCGGACTGGGCGAACACCTCACCGGAGAGAATCGATGA
- a CDS encoding transketolase translates to MSDDHARTARELVVRMCANPEGGHLGGSMSMVEILVTLYRDVLRIDPKRPQAPDRDILLLSKGHGAIGLYAVLAERGFFPEELLAGYGTPDSVFTAHPNPAVPGVEMPTGSLGHGLPLGVGFALAARLDGRDRRCFVVLGDGELQEGSVWEAAMAAGAQGLDRLVAIVDRNGLQISGDTEETMGLEPLGDRWRSFGWTVLDVDGHDPDQLRSALSRVPHTPGRPTVLLARTVKGRGLPYIEGQARSHYVRLTERGHRRARAAVLRGERPRTETT, encoded by the coding sequence ATGAGCGACGACCACGCGCGCACGGCACGGGAACTCGTCGTGCGGATGTGCGCCAACCCGGAGGGCGGCCACCTCGGCGGCTCGATGTCCATGGTCGAGATCCTGGTGACGCTCTACCGCGATGTGCTGAGGATCGACCCGAAGCGGCCGCAGGCGCCGGACCGGGACATCCTGCTGCTGAGCAAGGGGCACGGCGCGATCGGACTGTACGCCGTCCTGGCGGAGCGGGGCTTCTTCCCCGAGGAACTGCTGGCGGGCTACGGCACCCCGGACAGCGTGTTCACCGCCCACCCGAATCCGGCCGTCCCCGGGGTCGAGATGCCGACCGGGTCACTCGGCCACGGACTGCCGCTCGGCGTCGGCTTCGCGCTCGCAGCCCGGCTGGACGGCAGGGACCGGCGCTGTTTCGTGGTGCTCGGCGACGGCGAACTGCAGGAGGGCTCGGTCTGGGAGGCCGCGATGGCGGCCGGCGCCCAGGGCCTGGACCGGCTGGTGGCGATCGTGGACCGCAACGGGCTCCAGATCAGCGGTGACACCGAGGAGACCATGGGGCTGGAGCCGCTCGGGGACCGATGGCGCAGCTTCGGCTGGACGGTGCTCGACGTCGACGGGCACGACCCGGACCAGTTGCGCTCGGCCTTGTCGCGCGTTCCGCACACCCCGGGCAGGCCGACCGTGCTGCTGGCCCGCACGGTCAAGGGCAGAGGACTGCCGTACATCGAGGGCCAGGCCCGCAGTCACTACGTCCGGCTCACCGAGCGCGGGCACCGGCGTGCCCGTGCGGCGGTGCTGCGCGGCGAACGACCCCGAACGGAGACGACATGA
- a CDS encoding transketolase family protein, producing MTVVTAEPAVSTDPTASTDSAASTETRAAREVYRDVLVELLGRDERHVCLDSDTGLFSATAWGDAAPRYLNLGIAEQNLMGVAAGLARSGRVPFVNTMATFAATRALEAVKLDIAWNNLPVRIVATHGGLSAGHLGSTHHALEDLGVMRMLPNMTVLVPADGPATETLVRSCAELPGPVYLRLGRGATPDLAPGAEPVRIGLAQRLRRGTDVTLIATGPHPVLTAVGTAEELARTGIDVAVLNMHTVKPLDREAIVEAATRTRGIVTVEEHWAAGGLGSAVAEVVADLGVACPVRRVAVADRFAAGTGGHRHLLARNGISGAAVTEHVRRLLA from the coding sequence ATGACCGTCGTGACAGCCGAACCCGCAGTGTCCACCGACCCCACCGCCTCGACCGACTCCGCCGCGTCCACGGAGACCCGCGCGGCCCGGGAGGTGTACCGGGACGTACTGGTCGAGTTGCTCGGCCGGGACGAACGCCATGTGTGCCTGGACAGCGACACCGGCCTGTTCTCCGCCACCGCCTGGGGCGACGCCGCACCGCGCTATCTCAACCTCGGTATCGCGGAACAGAACCTGATGGGTGTGGCGGCGGGACTCGCCAGGTCCGGCCGCGTCCCCTTCGTCAACACCATGGCGACCTTCGCCGCCACCCGCGCGCTGGAGGCGGTGAAGCTCGACATCGCCTGGAACAACCTGCCCGTGCGGATCGTCGCCACCCACGGCGGGCTCTCCGCCGGCCATCTCGGCTCCACCCACCACGCGCTGGAAGACCTCGGCGTCATGCGGATGCTGCCGAACATGACGGTGCTGGTGCCCGCGGACGGTCCCGCCACCGAGACCCTGGTCCGGTCCTGCGCGGAGCTGCCGGGACCGGTGTACCTGCGCCTCGGGCGCGGCGCGACGCCGGATCTGGCGCCGGGGGCGGAGCCGGTACGGATCGGACTCGCGCAGCGCCTGCGCCGGGGCACCGACGTGACGCTGATCGCCACCGGACCGCACCCCGTGCTCACCGCGGTCGGGACCGCCGAGGAACTGGCCCGCACCGGGATCGACGTGGCCGTGCTCAACATGCACACCGTCAAACCGCTCGACCGGGAGGCGATCGTGGAGGCCGCCACCCGCACACGCGGGATCGTCACCGTCGAGGAACACTGGGCGGCCGGGGGCCTCGGTTCCGCCGTGGCCGAGGTCGTGGCCGACCTCGGTGTCGCCTGCCCCGTACGGCGGGTGGCGGTCGCCGACCGGTTCGCCGCCGGCACCGGCGGGCACCGGCATCTGCTGGCGCGCAACGGCATCTCCGGCGCCGCGGTGACCGAGCACGTACGACGGCTGCTGGCCTGA
- a CDS encoding DegT/DnrJ/EryC1/StrS family aminotransferase, with amino-acid sequence MTIQQAVQPTVDLAMFGGGRAVPREFGIRPWPMVTDQDEQAVQRVLRSGRFTSASSGEREIAGLEREWARHVGTEHCVAVSNGTAALSVALAAAGVEPGDEVIVPALSFIGSAAAPLHLMAVPVFVDIDPVTFNLAPAAVEAAITGRTRAIVVVHLHGLPAELDEITAIAARHGVTVVEDAAQAHGARYRGRSVGSIGAVNAFSLNVSKNLATCGEGGLITTDDTDVATRATMLRQFGELIPAGGERSYVAHLLGWNCKPNAVQAAFTRSRLARLPSETAVREENVRRLLGRLAACPGFLVPEVPRDRTHAWHILRIRVSPAAFGLADELAGPLRAVVQRALRAEGVPAVPYQLQPLPAQRVFTGRRGFGAYPWALPGVVDSPYRAEDFPATLRVLDDSFTIQKAHLHPDAGPLLDRYADAFEKVWQHREALAAIAATTDYTPHWERASEIADTEWAGAFPSR; translated from the coding sequence GTGACAATCCAGCAAGCGGTCCAGCCGACGGTCGACCTTGCGATGTTCGGCGGTGGCCGGGCCGTACCCAGGGAGTTCGGGATCAGGCCCTGGCCGATGGTGACCGACCAGGACGAGCAGGCGGTCCAGCGGGTCCTGAGGTCCGGCCGGTTCACCTCCGCCTCGTCGGGCGAGCGGGAGATCGCGGGCCTGGAACGGGAGTGGGCGCGGCACGTCGGCACGGAGCACTGCGTGGCGGTGAGCAACGGAACCGCCGCGCTGTCGGTCGCGCTGGCCGCCGCGGGGGTGGAGCCCGGCGACGAGGTCATCGTGCCCGCCCTGAGCTTCATCGGCAGCGCCGCCGCCCCGCTGCACCTCATGGCCGTACCGGTGTTCGTGGACATCGACCCCGTCACGTTCAATCTGGCCCCCGCGGCGGTCGAGGCCGCGATCACCGGCCGGACCAGGGCGATCGTCGTGGTCCACCTGCACGGTCTGCCCGCCGAGCTGGACGAGATCACCGCGATCGCCGCCCGGCACGGGGTCACCGTGGTCGAGGACGCCGCGCAGGCGCACGGCGCCCGGTACCGGGGCCGGTCGGTGGGCTCGATCGGCGCGGTGAACGCCTTCAGCCTCAACGTCAGCAAGAACCTCGCCACTTGCGGTGAAGGGGGCCTGATCACGACCGACGACACGGACGTGGCGACGAGGGCGACCATGCTGCGGCAGTTCGGAGAGCTCATTCCGGCGGGCGGCGAACGCAGTTACGTGGCGCATCTGCTGGGCTGGAACTGCAAGCCGAACGCGGTGCAGGCGGCCTTCACCCGGAGCCGGCTCGCGCGGCTCCCCTCCGAGACGGCCGTCCGCGAGGAGAACGTCCGCCGACTGCTGGGGCGGCTGGCCGCGTGTCCCGGCTTCCTGGTGCCCGAGGTCCCGCGGGACCGCACCCATGCCTGGCACATCCTGCGGATCCGGGTGAGCCCCGCCGCCTTCGGACTGGCCGACGAGCTGGCGGGCCCGCTGCGCGCCGTCGTCCAGCGGGCGCTGCGTGCCGAAGGGGTGCCCGCCGTGCCCTACCAGTTGCAGCCGCTGCCCGCGCAGCGGGTCTTCACCGGGCGGCGCGGATTCGGCGCATACCCGTGGGCGTTGCCCGGCGTCGTGGACAGCCCCTACCGTGCCGAGGACTTCCCGGCGACCCTGCGGGTCCTGGACGACTCCTTCACGATCCAGAAGGCGCATCTGCATCCGGACGCGGGGCCGTTGCTCGACCGGTACGCCGACGCGTTCGAGAAGGTCTGGCAGCACCGCGAGGCGCTGGCCGCCATCGCCGCGACGACGGACTACACCCCGCACTGGGAACGCGCCTCGGAGATCGCCGACACCGAATGGGCCGGGGCGTTCCCCTCCCGATGA